From Vigna unguiculata cultivar IT97K-499-35 chromosome 5, ASM411807v1, whole genome shotgun sequence, the proteins below share one genomic window:
- the LOC114183028 gene encoding phosphoinositide phosphatase SAC8, whose protein sequence is MDIEPPSGSLERFKLYDELELLEFQDKFVIKSRISPDHGFRINRLDGNISLLDDGDTLSGSPLRTSTIYGVVGTIRLVVGTYAVVITSRKEVGSFLGFPVYRLMSMRVLACNDALRYSTAQEKKDETYFVNLLKVVESMPGLYYSYETDITLNLQRRSKLVDGWTSKPIWKQADPRFVWNKHLLEELIEYKLDRFIVPIVQGSFQRAQLKLKDSNAMVTLFSRRCTRRLGTRMWRRGANFEGDTANFIETEQLLETEEFKFSFLQVRGSIPLLWEQIVDLSYKPHLRVISHEETPKIVERHFHDLVQRYGEIVALDLTDKHGEEGQLSAAYAAEMQKQQNTRYVPFDFHHYCGSSNFDNLKILYDEISEDFEKQRYFLIDRQGNVLEEQIGLFRANCIDSLDRTNVTQCYLAQKSLNLQLQRIGVLTSSECISMFEEEYGKFRILWAEQGDEISLEYAGTHALKGDLVRYGKQTMTGMIKDGVSALSRYYLNNFHDGIRQDALDLISGHYNVSRNVPSPFQSNNFEPLTYLPVASALIIGGLTATTFTLQQAGRNTHHYVSSALCAGITAGVMAIVKANGRHLCSRPRLCGLL, encoded by the exons ATGGACATTGAACCCCCTTCGGGTTCACTTGAAAGATTCAAGCTTTACGATGAGCTGGAACTGCTCGAGTTTCAGGACAAGTTCGTGATCAAATCCCGTATATCCCCCGACCATGGCTTCCGGATTAACCGTCTTGATGGCAACATCAGTTTACTTGATGATG gTGACACACTTTCTGGAAGTCCATTGAGGACATCTACAATTTATGGTGTGGTGGGAACCATAAGATTGGTTGTAG GAACGTATGCTGTTGTAATAACCTCTCGGAAGGAAGTTGGAAGTTTCCTTGGTTTTCCAGTATATCGCTTGATGTCCATGAGAGTACTTGCATGTAATGATGCTTTGAGGTATTCAACTGCCCAAGAA AAAAAGGATGAGACTTACTTCGTGAACCTATTAAAAGTAGTGGAGTCAATGCCAGGCTTGTACTATTCATACGAAACAGATATCACATTAAA CTTGCAGAGAAGAAGCAAGTTAGTAGATGGGTGGACAAGCAAGCCAATCTGGAAGCAG GCTGACCCTCGATTTGTCTGGAACAAACATCTATTGGAAGAGCTTATTGAGTATAAG CTTGACAGATTCATCGTGCCTATAGTGCAAGGGA GCTTCCAAAGAGCACAACTAAAGTTGAAAGATTCAAATGCTATGGTTACATTATTTTCAAGGAGATGTACACGGCGTCTAG GAACAAGAATGTGGAGAAGAGGAGCTAACTTCGAAGGTGACACTGCTAATTTTATTGAAACCGAACAGTTGCTTGAAACTGAAGAATTCAAATTCTCATTTTTGCAG GTTCGAGGTTCAATTCCTCTTCTTTGGGAGCAGATCGTTGATCTAAGCTATAAACCGCACCTTAGGGTTATTAGTCACGAGGAAACA CCCAAGATTGTAGAGCGTCATTTCCATGATCTCGTGCAAAGATACGGAGAGATTGTAGCTCTTGATCTTACTGATAAA CATGGTGAAGAAGGTCAACTAAGTGCAGCATATGCTGCTGAAATGCAAAAACAGCAAAACACGAG ATATGTTCCTTTTGATTTTCATCACTACTGTGGGAGCTCAAACTTTGACAATCTGAAAATCCTCTATGATGAAATCTCAGAggattttgaaaaacaaag ATATTTCTTAATAGATAGACAAGGAAATGTACTAGAAGAGCAGATAGGACTTTTCAGAGCAAACTGCATTGATTCCCTTGATCGAACAAATGTTACTCAG TGTTATCTGGCCCAGAAATCATTAAATCTTCAGTTGCAGAGGATTGGAGTTCTGACTTCCTCTGAGTGCATTTCAATGTTCGAAGAGGAATATGGAAAATTTAGAATAT TGTGGGCAGAGCAAGGTGATGAGATAAGCCTTGAGTACGCTGGGACTCATGCCCTAAAAGGAGACTTAGTTAG ATATGGAAAACAAACAATGACTGGAATGATTAAAGATGGAGTGAGCGCGCTTTCCCGATATTACTTGAATAATTTCCATGATGGAATTCGGCAG GATGCCCTTGATCTCATAAGTGGTCACTATAATGTTAGCAGAAACGTTCCTTCTCCTTTCCAGTCAAATAACTTTGAACCTCTAACG TATCTCCCTGTTGCATCGGCTTTGATAATTGGAGGTTTGACAGCAACAACCTTCACTCTACAGCAAG CTGGTCGAAATACACACCACTATGTTTCTTCTGCACTCTGTGCTGGAATAACTGCTGGTGTTATGGCAATTGTCAAAGCTAATGGAAGGCATCTATGCTCAAGACCACGTTTGTGTGGTCTCCTGTAA